One segment of Streptosporangium brasiliense DNA contains the following:
- a CDS encoding peptidylprolyl isomerase, producing the protein MAEKLIANLKTNRGTVKIQLFPDHAPKTVRNFVELAEGTREWVNPQTGEKTTDKLYDGTIFHRVIDGFMIQGGDPLGQGTGGPGYKFDDEIHPDLYFNRPYLLAMANAGIQFGKGTNGSQFFITVVPTPHLNGKHSIFGEVVEGQDVVDAIIKTDTDARDRPKDPVVLESVTIDRVQG; encoded by the coding sequence GTGGCTGAGAAGTTGATCGCGAACCTGAAGACCAACCGCGGCACCGTGAAGATCCAGCTCTTCCCGGACCACGCGCCCAAGACCGTGCGCAACTTCGTCGAGCTGGCCGAGGGCACCCGGGAGTGGGTGAACCCGCAGACCGGCGAGAAGACCACCGACAAGCTCTACGACGGGACGATCTTCCACCGGGTCATCGACGGCTTCATGATCCAGGGCGGCGACCCGCTCGGCCAGGGCACCGGCGGCCCGGGCTACAAGTTCGACGACGAGATCCACCCCGACCTCTACTTCAACCGTCCCTACCTGCTCGCCATGGCCAACGCCGGCATCCAGTTCGGCAAGGGCACCAACGGCTCGCAGTTCTTCATCACGGTGGTGCCCACGCCGCACCTCAACGGCAAGCACTCCATCTTCGGCGAGGTCGTCGAGGGTCAGGACGTCGTCGACGCCATCATCAAGACCGACACCGACGCCCGTGACCGGCCCAAGGACCCGGTCGTGCTGGAGTCGGTCACCATCGACCGCGTCCAGGGCTGA
- a CDS encoding response regulator transcription factor: MGYGTLGGMRVLLVEDEKRLADLLKGGLAGEGFAVDVAHDGRDGLWMASENAYDVIVLDVMLPRMNGYTVCARLREAENWTPILMLTAKDGVHDEAEALDTGADDFLSKPFSYVVLLARLRALVRRGGQARPVSITVGDLTVDPAGLRCRRGEVEISLTPKEFAVLHGLARRQGEVVSKSELLAQAWDFSYDGDPNIVEVYISALRRKIDAPFGRSSLMTVRGAGYRLEA; encoded by the coding sequence GTGGGGTACGGCACGCTGGGCGGCATGCGCGTGCTGCTGGTTGAGGACGAGAAGCGCCTGGCCGACCTGCTGAAGGGCGGCCTGGCCGGCGAGGGGTTCGCCGTGGACGTCGCCCACGACGGGCGCGACGGGCTGTGGATGGCGAGCGAGAACGCCTACGACGTGATCGTGCTCGACGTCATGCTGCCCCGGATGAACGGCTACACCGTCTGCGCCAGGCTCCGCGAGGCGGAGAACTGGACGCCGATACTGATGCTCACCGCCAAGGACGGCGTGCACGACGAGGCCGAGGCCCTGGACACCGGGGCCGACGACTTCCTGTCCAAGCCGTTCTCCTACGTGGTGCTGCTGGCCCGGCTGCGCGCGCTGGTGCGCCGGGGCGGCCAGGCCAGGCCGGTCTCCATCACGGTGGGCGACCTGACCGTCGATCCGGCCGGGCTCCGCTGCCGCCGGGGCGAGGTGGAGATCTCCCTCACCCCGAAGGAGTTCGCGGTCCTGCACGGCCTGGCCCGCAGGCAGGGTGAGGTGGTCTCCAAGAGCGAGCTGCTGGCGCAGGCGTGGGACTTCTCCTACGACGGCGACCCGAACATCGTCGAGGTCTACATCAGCGCGCTACGCCGCAAGATCGACGCTCCGTTCGGCCGGTCGTCCCTGATGACCGTGCGCGGCGCCGGATACCGGCTGGAGGCCTGA
- a CDS encoding rhomboid family intramembrane serine protease — MRDASVGFQCPECVSQGNKTVRQAQSVFGGRAVTTPRVTWALLIVNILAYAAETLSPDWVLSRFAMSSGNVAYGGEWWRLITGAFLHMPLSSGSFALTHILFNMWALYAIGPELERRLGSLRFLALYLLSALGGSVAIYLFGDIAVGASGAIYGMFGALFVVSRKLGYDARGVLWLIGINAALTFVISNISWQGHLGGLITGALVSGILAYAPPKSRNAVQWGGCVAVLVVLLALVALLPPYAFQAAYGLSG, encoded by the coding sequence ATGCGTGACGCCTCTGTCGGCTTCCAGTGCCCCGAGTGCGTGTCCCAGGGCAACAAGACGGTACGGCAGGCACAGTCGGTCTTCGGCGGCCGAGCGGTCACCACGCCCCGGGTCACCTGGGCGCTGCTGATCGTCAACATCCTGGCCTACGCCGCGGAGACCCTCAGCCCCGACTGGGTGCTGAGCCGTTTCGCGATGAGCTCCGGCAACGTCGCCTACGGGGGCGAGTGGTGGCGGCTGATCACCGGGGCCTTCCTGCACATGCCACTGAGCTCGGGCTCCTTCGCGCTCACCCACATCCTGTTCAACATGTGGGCCCTCTACGCCATCGGCCCCGAGCTGGAGCGGCGCCTCGGCTCGCTGCGCTTCCTGGCGCTCTACCTGCTGTCCGCGCTCGGCGGCTCCGTCGCCATCTACCTGTTCGGCGACATCGCGGTGGGCGCCTCGGGCGCGATCTACGGCATGTTCGGCGCGCTGTTCGTGGTCTCCAGGAAGCTCGGCTACGACGCCCGCGGCGTGCTCTGGCTGATCGGCATCAACGCGGCGCTGACCTTCGTCATCTCCAACATCAGCTGGCAGGGACACCTGGGCGGCCTGATCACCGGCGCCCTGGTGAGCGGGATCCTCGCCTACGCCCCGCCGAAGAGCCGCAACGCGGTCCAGTGGGGAGGCTGCGTGGCGGTGCTCGTGGTGCTCCTCGCGCTGGTCGCGCTGCTGCCGCCGTACGCCTTCCAGGCCGCGTACGGCCTCTCCGGCTGA
- a CDS encoding cell division protein CrgA → MPKPKTRKKAVYTPPQTTQQVKMSPRWLAPVMVASWIIGILWIAVYYVAPNAPFIGALTNWNLLIGFAFIIFGVVLSTRWR, encoded by the coding sequence GTGCCCAAGCCCAAGACTCGTAAGAAGGCGGTCTACACCCCGCCGCAGACGACCCAGCAGGTCAAGATGAGCCCGCGCTGGCTGGCGCCGGTCATGGTGGCCTCCTGGATCATCGGGATCCTGTGGATCGCCGTCTACTACGTGGCGCCCAACGCGCCCTTCATCGGCGCCCTCACCAACTGGAACCTGCTGATCGGGTTCGCTTTCATCATCTTCGGTGTGGTGTTGTCCACCCGCTGGCGTTAG